One genomic region from Thermoleptolyngbya sichuanensis A183 encodes:
- a CDS encoding URC4/urg3 family protein, producing MSTAIYLQSPQAIRDRTQQLFELARADKLTHFRYRGDRLQPTADYVLRVMREHYPDLNVPFHSRWRHFGVGKVDRAAELQARLARLDPVAQARAKFDLVILSVLLDAGAGAVWRYREASSGQVFQRSEGLAVASFWMFCEGAFSGDRAAPLQATAAALQQITESDLAQAFQVTPDNPLIGLAGRVALLQQLGHTLAQKPEFFGTQTPRPGNLVDYLLAQAEDRQLPAPTVLMAVLQGLGDIWPGRITLEGVNLGDVWPHSALSSAEPGANLVPFHKLSQWLTYSLLEPLQDLGLEITQLDQLTGLAEYRNGGLCVDLGLLEPKHADVLRGPHLPSSEVIVEWRSLTLVLLDQIADAIRTELGLSVTELPLVKVLEGGTWAAGRKIAAELRPGGDPPISIQSDGTVF from the coding sequence ATGTCCACCGCTATCTACCTCCAGAGTCCCCAGGCGATTCGCGATCGCACTCAGCAGCTTTTTGAGCTGGCCCGCGCCGACAAACTAACGCACTTTCGCTATCGGGGCGATCGCCTCCAGCCCACGGCCGACTATGTGCTGCGGGTGATGCGGGAACACTATCCCGACCTAAACGTGCCGTTTCATAGCCGCTGGCGACATTTTGGCGTGGGCAAGGTCGATCGGGCGGCCGAGTTGCAGGCGCGGCTGGCGAGGCTTGATCCGGTGGCCCAGGCGCGGGCCAAGTTCGATCTGGTGATTCTCAGCGTGCTGCTGGATGCGGGGGCGGGTGCGGTGTGGCGCTATCGCGAAGCCAGCAGCGGTCAGGTGTTTCAGCGGTCAGAAGGGCTGGCGGTGGCAAGCTTTTGGATGTTCTGCGAGGGCGCATTTTCGGGCGATCGCGCTGCTCCCCTCCAGGCAACCGCCGCCGCCCTCCAGCAGATCACCGAGTCCGATCTGGCTCAAGCGTTCCAGGTCACCCCAGACAATCCGCTAATCGGGCTGGCGGGGCGCGTGGCCCTGCTGCAACAGTTGGGCCACACCCTTGCCCAAAAGCCAGAATTCTTTGGCACTCAAACGCCCCGACCGGGCAACCTGGTGGACTACCTGTTGGCCCAAGCCGAGGATCGCCAGTTGCCCGCGCCCACCGTGCTGATGGCCGTGCTGCAAGGACTCGGCGACATCTGGCCCGGCCGCATCACGCTAGAGGGCGTTAACCTGGGCGATGTTTGGCCGCACTCTGCTCTGTCCAGCGCTGAGCCGGGGGCAAACCTCGTGCCGTTCCACAAGCTGTCGCAGTGGCTCACCTATTCCCTGCTGGAGCCGCTGCAAGACCTGGGGCTAGAAATCACGCAGCTTGACCAGCTTACGGGTCTGGCAGAATATCGCAACGGCGGCCTCTGCGTAGACCTGGGGCTGCTGGAGCCAAAGCACGCTGACGTACTGCGTGGGCCGCACCTGCCCAGTTCTGAGGTGATTGTGGAATGGCGATCGCTCACGCTGGTTCTGCTCGACCAAATTGCCGATGCCATCCGTACCGAACTCGGCCTCAGCGTCACCGAACTGCCGCTCGTGAAAGTCCTGGAAGGCGGAACCTGGGCAGCCGGCCGAAAAATCGCCGCCGAGCTGCGTCCGGGCGGCGATCCTCCGATCTCGATTCAAAGTGATGGAACGGTGTTTTGA